In Caballeronia sp. Lep1P3, a single genomic region encodes these proteins:
- a CDS encoding RNA polymerase sigma factor, with protein MPHLDAAYNLARWLSGSASDADDVVQEAYLRAFRFFSGFQNGDEANARGWLLAIVRNTWFTEWRRRVQLADATPYDEDIGGDDALPGWSDDAGADPETLAVRKDEVHLVHRALEALPVVFREVLVLRELEDLSYKEVAAITGVPIGTVMSRLARGRKMLAAAVRAAQGDRSSVRLVRKAGTGHSEESGNGQ; from the coding sequence ATGCCGCATCTCGACGCGGCGTATAACCTTGCGCGCTGGCTTTCGGGAAGCGCGAGTGATGCCGACGATGTCGTGCAGGAAGCGTATCTGCGCGCGTTTCGATTCTTTAGCGGCTTCCAGAACGGCGACGAAGCGAATGCGCGCGGGTGGTTGCTCGCGATCGTGCGCAATACGTGGTTCACCGAATGGCGCCGCCGCGTGCAGTTGGCCGACGCGACGCCCTATGACGAAGACATCGGCGGCGATGACGCGCTGCCCGGCTGGTCCGACGATGCCGGCGCCGATCCCGAAACGCTCGCCGTGCGCAAGGACGAAGTGCATCTGGTGCATCGCGCGCTGGAGGCATTGCCGGTGGTATTCCGTGAAGTGCTGGTGCTGCGTGAACTCGAGGATTTGAGCTATAAGGAAGTGGCCGCCATTACCGGTGTGCCGATAGGAACGGTCATGTCGAGGCTTGCGCGTGGCCGCAAGATGCTGGCGGCAGCGGTGCGTGCGGCGCAGGGCGATCGCTCAAGCGTGCGCCTCGTGCGCAAGGCGGGAACGGGTCATTCCGAGGAGTCGGGCAATGGACAATAA
- a CDS encoding metallophosphoesterase, with amino-acid sequence MNIEPGNRLSEDQLDDHGKRRRTALSCMAWAGAGVLWTLSGGVPVSRLVSSAHAAEETHAFSFVQISDSHIGFNKDPNTEPTSTLEEAINHVRAMPQRPAFMIHTGDITHLSKPAQFDTATQIIGNAGMQVHYVPGEHDVLVDNGDPFFALFSGQYGNGGTRHWYSFDEGGVHFIGLTNVIDLKGGGLGYLGDAQLAWLKQDLHSRTSSTPIVVFAHIPLWALYPQWGWGTDDSAQALALLKRFGSVTVLNGHVHQVAQKVEGDMRFYSAMSTAFPQPAPGTAAGPGPMKVGADKLRSMLGLRAVTHVAGREQLAIVDTSLAGAGA; translated from the coding sequence ATGAACATCGAACCCGGCAATCGACTCTCTGAAGATCAACTCGACGATCACGGAAAGCGCAGACGCACCGCGCTTTCCTGCATGGCATGGGCCGGCGCGGGCGTGCTTTGGACGCTCAGCGGCGGCGTGCCCGTCTCACGTCTCGTTTCTTCGGCGCACGCCGCCGAAGAAACTCATGCCTTCAGCTTCGTGCAAATCAGCGACAGCCATATCGGATTCAACAAGGACCCGAACACGGAACCGACAAGCACGCTGGAAGAAGCCATAAACCATGTACGCGCGATGCCTCAACGCCCCGCGTTCATGATCCATACCGGCGATATCACGCACCTTTCCAAGCCTGCGCAATTCGACACCGCCACGCAGATCATCGGTAATGCCGGTATGCAGGTTCATTACGTACCGGGCGAGCATGACGTGCTGGTGGACAACGGCGATCCGTTCTTTGCGCTTTTCTCCGGTCAATACGGCAACGGCGGCACGCGCCACTGGTACAGCTTCGATGAAGGCGGCGTGCATTTCATCGGCTTGACGAATGTGATCGATCTCAAGGGCGGCGGCCTCGGATATCTGGGCGATGCGCAGCTTGCATGGCTCAAGCAGGACCTGCACAGCCGAACCAGCAGCACGCCGATCGTCGTGTTCGCGCATATCCCGCTATGGGCTTTATATCCTCAATGGGGTTGGGGAACGGACGACAGTGCGCAGGCGCTCGCGCTTCTGAAGCGCTTCGGTTCGGTGACTGTGCTGAACGGTCATGTGCATCAGGTCGCACAAAAGGTAGAGGGCGACATGCGCTTCTATTCGGCAATGTCCACCGCGTTTCCGCAGCCCGCGCCCGGCACGGCGGCAGGACCAGGACCGATGAAAGTCGGCGCAGACAAGCTGCGGTCGATGCTCGGTCTGCGCGCCGTCACGCATGTCGCGGGTCGCGAGCAACTAGCGATTGTCGATACCTCACTCGCGGGAGCAGGAGCATGA
- a CDS encoding cupredoxin family copper-binding protein, with translation MRAAFVGQCVRQLAVAFIVKGLVSTMSSACAQEPAQQVAAVAAPTISIDNFAFSQATLTVPAGTRVTWINRDDMLHTVVDEAKSFKSDPLDSGDSFSYVFDKPGTYKYFCSLHPHMTGTIVVR, from the coding sequence ATGAGAGCCGCTTTCGTCGGACAATGCGTGCGCCAGCTTGCGGTCGCGTTCATCGTCAAAGGACTCGTGAGCACCATGTCCTCGGCATGTGCCCAAGAGCCCGCACAGCAAGTCGCCGCCGTTGCTGCGCCGACCATCTCCATAGACAATTTCGCCTTTAGTCAGGCGACGCTCACCGTCCCCGCCGGGACTAGAGTGACGTGGATCAATCGCGACGACATGCTGCATACCGTCGTCGATGAAGCGAAGTCATTCAAGTCGGACCCACTCGATAGCGGCGATAGCTTCTCATATGTATTCGACAAGCCGGGAACTTACAAATACTTCTGTTCGCTTCATCCCCATATGACCGGGACCATCGTCGTGCGATAG
- a CDS encoding 4-hydroxyphenylpyruvate dioxygenase family protein has product MTQPESADFSSSASAIPDCERDAIRNPLGIAGLEFVEFSSPDSQALAALFERLGFVPVAHHVSKAVTLYRQGSMHFLINAEPDSFATRFAQTHGVGIAAIGIRVLDAQTAHERAVDYGAWDFEGEKIGPNELAIPAIQGIGDSHIYFVDHWPGKNSGEASIYDIDFRPIPQASANLNGTGLLEVDHFTQTVRKGRMQDWLDFYREVLHFEEVHQVHPDWHVSQDSAVTLSPCGSIRIPVYEEGAYRTDLMQQYLPGNEGEGVQHIALASADIFESVDALTARGVRFLMPPPRYYDEIDARLPGHGLDIEKLRARGILVDGEVLADGAPQLFLQTFLERKPGDMFFEIVERRGHHGFGEGNLDAIAKARL; this is encoded by the coding sequence ATGACCCAGCCCGAATCCGCTGACTTTTCTTCGTCCGCCAGCGCAATCCCCGATTGCGAACGCGATGCGATTCGCAATCCGCTTGGCATCGCAGGGCTCGAATTCGTCGAGTTCTCCAGCCCCGATTCGCAGGCGCTTGCCGCGCTTTTCGAGCGGCTGGGCTTCGTGCCGGTTGCACACCATGTCAGCAAGGCGGTGACGCTTTATCGCCAGGGCAGCATGCATTTTCTGATCAACGCCGAGCCGGATTCTTTCGCGACGCGGTTCGCGCAGACGCACGGCGTCGGCATTGCAGCGATCGGCATTCGCGTGCTCGATGCTCAAACGGCGCACGAGCGCGCGGTCGACTATGGCGCATGGGATTTCGAGGGCGAAAAAATCGGCCCTAATGAACTTGCGATTCCGGCAATTCAAGGCATCGGCGATTCGCATATCTACTTCGTCGATCATTGGCCGGGAAAAAATAGCGGCGAAGCGTCGATCTATGACATCGATTTCAGGCCAATCCCTCAGGCGAGCGCAAATTTGAACGGCACGGGACTGCTGGAAGTGGACCATTTCACGCAGACGGTTCGCAAGGGCCGCATGCAGGACTGGCTCGATTTTTACCGCGAAGTGCTGCATTTCGAAGAGGTTCATCAAGTGCATCCGGACTGGCACGTTTCGCAAGATTCCGCCGTCACGCTTTCGCCTTGCGGTTCGATACGCATTCCCGTCTATGAGGAAGGCGCGTATCGCACCGATCTCATGCAACAGTACCTGCCCGGTAACGAAGGCGAGGGCGTGCAGCATATCGCGCTCGCATCGGCGGATATTTTTGAGTCCGTCGATGCGCTCACCGCCCGCGGCGTTCGGTTTCTGATGCCGCCGCCGCGCTATTACGACGAGATAGACGCGCGCTTGCCGGGCCACGGCCTCGATATCGAAAAGCTGCGCGCGCGCGGGATTCTCGTCGACGGTGAAGTGTTGGCCGACGGCGCGCCTCAGCTCTTCTTGCAAACATTTCTGGAGCGCAAGCCGGGCGATATGTTCTTCGAGATCGTCGAGCGGCGTGGACATCACGGCTTCGGAGAAGGCAATCTGGATGCGATCGCAAAGGCGCGCTTATAA
- a CDS encoding lecithin retinol acyltransferase family protein codes for MSSQQTSVTIDERAVCGFSPDDEPALGTELVTRRSGYSHHGIYAGNGMVIHYAGFAKSLHRGPVEEVSLAQFAGGHEIAICQNPTACFVGSEVVRRARSRLGEDRYRLLTNNCEHFVSWCLFGQAHSRQVRSCFIHPRVALDALTGLVRAYVIAQRRANRSPMQSFSAMFAA; via the coding sequence ATGTCAAGCCAGCAGACGTCCGTAACGATCGACGAGCGAGCCGTATGCGGCTTCTCGCCTGACGACGAACCCGCGCTCGGCACGGAACTCGTCACGCGTCGGTCCGGTTACTCGCACCACGGAATCTATGCGGGCAACGGCATGGTGATTCACTACGCCGGGTTTGCGAAGTCGCTGCATCGCGGCCCCGTCGAGGAAGTGAGCCTCGCGCAATTCGCGGGCGGGCATGAGATTGCGATTTGCCAGAATCCCACTGCGTGCTTCGTCGGCTCAGAGGTGGTGAGGCGCGCGCGCAGTCGGCTCGGTGAAGACCGTTATCGCCTTCTGACCAATAACTGTGAGCACTTCGTCTCATGGTGTCTTTTTGGTCAAGCCCACAGCCGCCAGGTGCGTTCGTGTTTTATCCATCCGCGCGTTGCATTGGATGCATTAACCGGCCTCGTGCGCGCGTATGTCATCGCGCAGCGCCGCGCGAATCGCAGTCCCATGCAGTCGTTCAGCGCCATGTTCGCTGCCTGA
- a CDS encoding PP2C family serine/threonine-protein phosphatase, with translation MTFATEFRWTSAARSDVGCVRQINEDALLDSPERGLWAIADGMGGHAVGDLASRMAIESLSKLSAVDGLASVIADARARLIDVNGQLRTEAARRLVSRIGTTVVLLVARERACAYLWAGDSRIYLLRNGRLVQLTRDHSHVEDLKARGQLTAEEALHHPAQHLITRAVGALDTLELDESSVAVSDGDTFLLCSDGLSNEVSEVEMATELAPGNCDLAAQRLLEIALGRGGRDNVSLVVAHAEDLLASERTQVNPSI, from the coding sequence GTGACCTTCGCCACTGAATTCCGATGGACATCCGCCGCGCGTTCCGACGTCGGCTGTGTACGACAGATCAACGAAGACGCTCTGCTCGATTCGCCGGAGCGCGGGCTTTGGGCCATTGCCGATGGCATGGGCGGACATGCCGTGGGCGATCTCGCGAGCCGCATGGCGATCGAGAGTCTCTCGAAACTGTCTGCGGTGGACGGACTCGCAAGCGTTATCGCCGACGCACGCGCGCGGCTTATCGACGTCAACGGTCAATTGCGCACCGAGGCTGCAAGACGCCTCGTTTCGCGGATCGGCACCACAGTGGTATTGCTGGTCGCGCGCGAACGGGCCTGCGCTTATCTTTGGGCCGGCGACAGCCGCATTTATCTGCTAAGGAATGGCCGGCTCGTGCAATTGACGCGCGATCACAGCCATGTGGAAGACTTGAAAGCGCGCGGACAATTGACTGCCGAGGAAGCGTTGCACCATCCGGCGCAGCACCTCATCACGCGTGCGGTGGGCGCGCTGGATACCCTCGAACTCGACGAAAGCAGCGTCGCCGTGAGCGACGGCGATACCTTTTTGCTTTGCAGCGATGGCCTTTCCAACGAAGTCAGCGAAGTGGAAATGGCCACCGAGCTTGCGCCGGGCAACTGCGATTTGGCCGCGCAAAGGCTGCTCGAAATAGCGCTCGGGCGCGGTGGCCGCGACAACGTTTCTCTGGTCGTCGCGCATGCGGAAGACCTGCTCGCGTCGGAGAGAACGCAGGTCAACCCGTCCATCTGA
- a CDS encoding sigma-54-dependent Fis family transcriptional regulator, whose translation MKILDQPESDSNASASAISYAGVIEKIEILRSTLRWTSRLERPEIEKLLRQAGALRDEVMQLSHKERFVQAAAAEPKRELSAGARRQALIERSFVFEGTFGDNPKLLEALEIAEKAAPTDLPVLIDGESGTGKELMAKVIHANGSRADKPYISVNCGAIPDNLLESELFGHRKGAFTGATNDRKGKFESAHTGTIFLDEIGELPLAGQVKLLRVLEAHEIQRVGSDEPIAVDTRIVAATNRNLRRFCEEGRFREDLFYRLSVIHLTLPALRERRDEIPLLLSYFGDEAAATLKRRPVKLSPRLRDFLRNYDYPGNIRELRNVVYRLACLAGEMADIDHLPLDIRPKSSLSLAMGGPSASGNGIAAASSLSEAKRVASDEAERAFLERGLHEVGGTVAELARRYEMNRSHLQMLLKKHGLHSKDFRLAAQKSRSE comes from the coding sequence ATGAAGATACTGGATCAACCCGAAAGCGACAGCAACGCGAGCGCATCCGCTATTTCGTATGCGGGAGTCATCGAAAAGATCGAGATATTGCGCTCGACGCTTCGGTGGACATCGCGCCTCGAACGGCCCGAGATCGAAAAGCTCTTGCGCCAAGCCGGCGCCTTGCGCGATGAAGTGATGCAACTCTCGCACAAGGAGCGCTTCGTGCAGGCTGCGGCAGCGGAGCCCAAGCGAGAGCTATCGGCGGGCGCGCGGCGTCAGGCGTTGATCGAGCGCAGCTTCGTATTCGAAGGGACGTTCGGCGACAATCCGAAGCTGCTGGAAGCGCTGGAAATCGCGGAGAAAGCCGCGCCTACGGACCTTCCAGTGCTGATCGACGGCGAGAGCGGCACGGGCAAAGAGTTGATGGCCAAGGTGATCCATGCCAACGGTTCGCGCGCGGATAAGCCGTATATCTCGGTGAATTGCGGCGCCATTCCCGACAATCTGCTCGAATCGGAATTGTTCGGGCACCGCAAAGGGGCGTTCACGGGCGCGACGAACGATCGCAAGGGGAAATTCGAAAGCGCTCACACGGGGACCATCTTTCTGGACGAAATCGGCGAATTGCCGCTTGCCGGCCAAGTCAAGCTGTTGCGCGTGCTCGAGGCGCATGAGATTCAGCGCGTGGGCTCGGATGAGCCGATTGCGGTGGATACGCGCATCGTCGCAGCGACTAATCGAAACCTGCGGCGCTTTTGCGAAGAAGGGCGCTTTCGCGAAGACCTGTTCTATCGTCTTAGCGTCATTCATTTGACCTTGCCCGCGCTTCGCGAGCGCCGCGACGAGATTCCGCTGCTGCTTTCCTACTTCGGCGACGAGGCCGCGGCCACGCTCAAGCGCCGACCCGTCAAACTGTCGCCGCGGCTGCGCGACTTTCTGCGCAACTATGACTATCCGGGCAATATCCGCGAGCTGCGTAATGTCGTGTACCGGCTCGCTTGCCTGGCTGGCGAAATGGCCGACATCGATCATCTCCCGCTAGATATTCGCCCGAAGTCGTCGCTGTCACTTGCGATGGGCGGGCCTTCCGCAAGCGGCAACGGCATTGCGGCAGCGAGTTCCTTAAGCGAGGCCAAGCGCGTGGCAAGCGACGAAGCCGAGCGCGCATTTCTTGAACGCGGCTTGCACGAAGTGGGCGGCACCGTCGCGGAGCTCGCACGTCGCTATGAGATGAACCGCTCGCATCTGCAAATGCTGCTGAAGAAACACGGCCTGCATTCCAAGGACTTTCGGCTCGCGGCGCAAAAGAGCAGAAGCGAGTAG
- a CDS encoding peptidase domain-containing ABC transporter, translating to MDAPSSLDSPADFLATVEILSPFSREEIEQLALQAVSRRYGFGETVCNAGDPADGLYVVRAGSVRIFTEEHGKEISMGLKKERETFADIAMLRDYRHESSVRSSGKTELLFIPRSAIEPVIARNAAALAFATSYVAINSAGGFVARLFDLRGKLDKTELEECVRSVGVKRIGEGKEILTQDSRDDRRLYVVRQGEVRIVREEGGRQHLLATLGPGEIFGERACVMRQEQMASAIASTDTRLLVIPEKTVHFIIERNVKLREVLEERIRFTERELQRQKKLAERSKLPAMLDLQTRPELGERVIKRFAWLEQAEEMDCGAACLAMICRHYGIGMTLGKLRELANVTTQGATLDSLARAGESLGFTTRGVQCTYESLRGFELPFIAHWEGYHYIIVYGISRENVWVADPAIGFRKMTVGEFERGWSGTCLLFAPAQDLVQKTVSSSPWIRFVAYLKPYRNILLHLFLATFVIQVLGVIPPLIIQNILDGVIVHQNVGLLHVLIVGLIVANLFSQLMSTIRAYLANFMVRNMDFAMMSQFFKHTFSLPFSFFAKRKTGDVFARFQENHTIRAFLTESTVTTVLNLLMIFIYFTIMFLYNVKLTLLLIAFVIPMMALTVLATPRIKHNARETFSSSTDARSYLMEALGGVETVKGMGIERAVRLKWEKKYAKSLEIQYKSQRFNIGVGLCSQLLNAGTTIAVLWVGANLVLARELTIGQLIAFNAFMGSVLSPLMGLINLWSLLNDAGVAMERLGDVLDIEPEQKPSDMQQRVMLPDLQGDISFKGVYFRYGDGDTPYVLENISFDIKPGELVAVVGRSGSGKTTLAKLMVGFYAPSEGKMTVDGYDLDVVDKGFYRGQIGYVMQSNLLFSGTIADNIASGDEAPDRRRIEEVAKMADAHAFISKMPLGYEQVVGERGVGLSGGQIQRLCIARALYHDPRLLVFDEATSALDTQSESNILGNMQEILKGRTAVIIAHRLSTIMRADKILVLYEGGIVEQGKHDELVARKGMYFQLVQKQLSAA from the coding sequence ATGGACGCCCCTTCGAGCCTCGATTCCCCCGCCGATTTTCTCGCGACCGTCGAGATACTTTCCCCATTCTCGCGGGAGGAAATCGAACAGTTGGCTTTGCAAGCCGTGTCGCGCCGATATGGTTTCGGCGAAACCGTTTGCAATGCGGGCGATCCCGCTGATGGACTCTATGTGGTCAGGGCAGGGTCCGTGCGCATCTTCACCGAGGAGCACGGCAAGGAAATCAGCATGGGGCTCAAGAAGGAGCGCGAGACTTTCGCGGATATCGCGATGCTGCGCGACTATCGCCATGAGTCCTCGGTGCGCTCCTCGGGAAAGACCGAGCTACTTTTCATTCCGCGCAGCGCGATCGAGCCGGTCATTGCACGGAATGCGGCTGCGCTCGCGTTTGCCACGAGTTATGTCGCCATCAATTCTGCGGGAGGCTTCGTCGCCAGGCTCTTCGACCTGCGCGGCAAGCTCGACAAGACGGAACTGGAAGAGTGCGTGAGAAGTGTCGGCGTCAAGCGAATCGGTGAAGGCAAGGAGATTCTCACGCAAGACTCGCGCGACGACAGGCGGCTCTATGTTGTGCGCCAGGGCGAAGTGCGGATCGTGCGTGAAGAAGGCGGCCGCCAGCATTTACTCGCGACGCTCGGACCTGGCGAGATTTTCGGCGAAAGAGCCTGCGTAATGCGTCAGGAGCAAATGGCATCCGCCATTGCAAGCACTGACACGCGGCTTCTGGTCATACCCGAGAAGACCGTGCACTTCATCATCGAGCGCAACGTCAAGCTGCGCGAAGTGCTGGAAGAACGCATCCGGTTCACCGAACGGGAATTGCAGCGTCAAAAGAAGCTCGCCGAACGCAGCAAGCTGCCGGCGATGCTCGATTTGCAAACGCGGCCCGAGTTGGGTGAGCGGGTCATCAAGCGTTTCGCGTGGCTCGAACAAGCGGAAGAGATGGATTGCGGCGCCGCTTGCCTTGCAATGATCTGCCGCCATTATGGTATCGGCATGACGCTTGGCAAGCTACGCGAACTTGCCAATGTGACGACGCAAGGCGCTACGCTCGACAGTCTTGCGCGTGCAGGGGAATCGCTCGGGTTCACTACGCGCGGCGTGCAATGCACTTATGAGTCGTTGCGTGGCTTCGAGCTGCCGTTCATCGCGCATTGGGAGGGCTATCACTACATCATTGTGTATGGCATTTCCAGAGAGAACGTGTGGGTCGCGGACCCGGCGATCGGCTTCAGGAAAATGACCGTGGGCGAGTTCGAACGCGGATGGAGCGGCACATGTCTGCTCTTTGCCCCTGCTCAGGATCTCGTGCAGAAGACGGTATCCAGTTCACCGTGGATACGCTTTGTCGCCTACCTCAAGCCTTATCGAAACATACTCCTGCATCTGTTTCTCGCGACGTTCGTGATTCAGGTGCTGGGCGTCATTCCGCCGCTCATCATCCAGAACATTCTGGACGGCGTGATCGTGCATCAGAACGTCGGGCTGCTGCACGTACTGATTGTCGGGCTCATCGTCGCGAATCTGTTTTCGCAACTCATGTCCACGATACGCGCCTACCTCGCGAACTTCATGGTGCGCAACATGGACTTCGCGATGATGTCGCAGTTCTTCAAGCACACGTTTTCCTTGCCCTTCAGCTTCTTTGCCAAGCGCAAGACCGGCGATGTCTTCGCGCGATTCCAGGAAAACCATACGATCCGCGCATTCCTCACCGAGTCCACGGTCACGACGGTGCTCAACCTGCTGATGATCTTCATCTACTTCACGATCATGTTTCTCTACAACGTGAAGCTGACGCTGTTGCTGATCGCATTCGTCATTCCGATGATGGCCCTTACCGTGCTCGCCACACCGCGCATCAAGCACAATGCGCGCGAGACGTTCTCTTCCAGCACCGACGCGCGCTCTTATCTGATGGAAGCGTTGGGCGGCGTCGAAACCGTAAAGGGCATGGGGATAGAACGTGCCGTGCGTCTGAAGTGGGAAAAGAAATACGCGAAGTCGCTCGAGATTCAGTACAAGTCGCAGCGCTTCAACATCGGTGTGGGGCTTTGCAGCCAGTTGCTCAATGCCGGGACGACCATCGCGGTGCTGTGGGTTGGAGCCAACCTCGTGCTCGCGCGCGAACTGACTATCGGGCAATTGATCGCATTCAACGCATTCATGGGAAGCGTGCTTTCGCCGCTCATGGGTCTCATCAATCTATGGAGCCTGCTGAACGACGCCGGCGTTGCCATGGAACGCCTTGGCGATGTGCTCGACATCGAGCCGGAGCAAAAACCGTCGGACATGCAGCAGCGCGTGATGTTGCCGGACCTTCAGGGCGACATTAGTTTCAAGGGTGTCTATTTCCGCTATGGCGACGGCGACACGCCTTATGTGCTGGAGAACATCAGCTTCGATATCAAGCCGGGCGAACTCGTTGCCGTAGTAGGACGCAGTGGATCGGGCAAGACCACGCTTGCGAAACTGATGGTCGGTTTCTATGCCCCGAGCGAAGGAAAGATGACGGTCGACGGTTATGACCTCGATGTGGTCGACAAAGGCTTCTATCGCGGCCAGATCGGCTATGTGATGCAAAGCAATCTGCTGTTTTCGGGAACGATCGCCGATAACATCGCAAGCGGAGACGAAGCACCGGACCGCAGGCGCATCGAGGAAGTCGCGAAGATGGCGGACGCGCACGCGTTCATCAGCAAGATGCCGCTCGGCTACGAACAGGTGGTGGGCGAGCGGGGCGTCGGCTTGTCGGGCGGCCAGATTCAGCGTTTATGCATTGCGCGTGCGCTTTATCACGATCCACGCCTTCTCGTATTCGACGAAGCAACGTCGGCCCTCGATACGCAATCGGAAAGCAATATTCTCGGCAATATGCAGGAGATCCTGAAAGGGCGCACGGCGGTGATCATCGCGCACCGGCTGTCCACCATCATGCGCGCAGACAAGATTCTCGTGCTATACGAAGGCGGCATCGTCGAGCAAGGCAAGCACGACGAGCTAGTCGCAAGAAAGGGCATGTATTTCCAACTCGTGCAAAAGCAATTGAGCGCAGCATGA
- a CDS encoding peptidylprolyl isomerase, translating to MTAIVRIDDEIVDVGEFIRLLKLNGQFDGLIEQLVRDKITVHAAKRSGVELTADEIQTRADQFRRIRGLHRAADMNNYLDALNVSLDEFETYITDTLYQEKMLEKVGTQREVEEYFQLNSPRFDSIEVSHIVLDTEGSAKEMMSYLGDDPESFADMAREHSLADTRDDGGVIGRVMRGQLKPDIEAKVFNAEAGDLLGPFISADGASFEIFAVTAKYPAKLDEDVTAEIRRLLREDWLLARAQEHLIQAR from the coding sequence ATGACGGCGATTGTGCGTATCGACGACGAGATCGTGGATGTCGGTGAATTCATCAGGCTGCTCAAGCTCAACGGACAGTTCGACGGTCTCATCGAGCAACTGGTGCGAGACAAGATCACCGTGCATGCGGCAAAGCGCTCGGGCGTCGAACTGACCGCTGACGAAATCCAGACGCGAGCCGATCAGTTCCGGCGAATTCGAGGTCTGCATCGCGCGGCCGACATGAATAATTATCTGGATGCGCTCAACGTCAGTCTCGACGAATTCGAGACTTACATCACCGATACGCTGTATCAGGAAAAAATGCTGGAGAAGGTAGGCACACAGCGCGAAGTCGAAGAGTATTTCCAGCTCAATTCGCCGCGCTTCGACAGCATCGAAGTGAGTCATATCGTGCTGGATACGGAAGGCAGCGCCAAGGAGATGATGTCCTATCTTGGCGATGACCCCGAGAGTTTCGCGGACATGGCGCGCGAACACTCGCTTGCCGATACGCGCGACGACGGCGGCGTGATCGGCCGCGTCATGCGCGGTCAACTCAAGCCCGACATCGAAGCGAAGGTCTTCAACGCGGAGGCGGGCGATTTGCTCGGACCGTTCATTTCGGCGGACGGTGCTTCGTTTGAGATATTCGCAGTGACGGCCAAATATCCCGCGAAGCTCGATGAAGACGTGACCGCCGAAATCCGTCGGCTGCTGCGCGAGGATTGGCTGCTTGCGCGTGCGCAAGAGCATCTGATCCAGGCCCGCTAA